The following is a genomic window from Bombina bombina isolate aBomBom1 chromosome 3, aBomBom1.pri, whole genome shotgun sequence.
TGTTGACCCAAGGGTTTGCCTTTCTGGGTTTGCTGCACGTATATCGTTTTCTGAAGACTCAATATTTTGAGCTCCTTGAGTCTTGTGGACTCTGTCTTCACTTATCTTTTAGGGTGCGGTTGCACTATCTTAGGAGAAGTTATTCTCTGTGTCGGATTCCCGGTTTTATCTTTGGGGTTTCTGTACATTCTGGGGTCTggacgttgcctccccttgttgctCACTACTGGTTTTGGTCTTTGTGAGCTTGGCTTGTTCTTGGTGTTTCCTTTTCTTGAAAACTGTTATACCCCTTTTAGGGTCTTCCGGGAATTCTCGATTGTTCCTCCATATTCTTCCCTTTTGGGAGTTTACATTAGTTGGTCTCCTTCTCTGGTACGGGGTGTGTGGTTGAGGAGCCCGTACTGGGCgccggtgtctcctggaggcatgCTGGCTCAGTTGTGTTTCTCCCTGCGGTCTCTATCAAGGCTGGttgactatctgcgggtcagtgtccttgaggCCTCGTCTTTCttaaattttctttttcaaattttcttggcttcggacgaagcgttttttgttttttttgttgggtaggggttttcaggcctggtgccctcagaatgggccgccttttgtactcTCCCGTTTGAGCATTCAGTGTCCtcaatagcttgggtattgtttcccaaaagtaatcaatgcagctgtggactctttccatttatgaagaaaaacttcaattatgcttacctgataattttcttttcttcagatggaaagagtccacagttccccGCACGTGTTTTTAaggggcgtctgttattttcttctggcacctttcaccctgatatttcttctactgttccttgttcctctgcagaatgactgggggatgagggaagtgggaggggtatttaagcctttggctggggtgtctttgtttcctcctggtggccaggttctgaattcccaaaagtaataaatgtagctgtggactctttccatctgaagaaaagaaaattatcaggtaagcataatttgttttttaatctaaaatTGCACTCAAAGGTAAAAATGGTCACCCTTTAAAACCTCAATCGCATATGAGGTATCAGTAGCGCCAAATAAAACATATACAAGTATGCTAAACTTTTTCCAAAGTCAATACAGCACAGACCCTCTGACAAAGAAGGTATTGATATCTACAACCTTTGAAACGTGTAAGGATACTACTAAAGACGCTAATATTTGGGACCCCAACCTGggtgacacttttttttataaaactttatttGCACCTGTGCCGTATAGACTTGGGAAGAAGTTTAGCACACTTGTATATGTTTTATTGAGCGCTACTGATACCTCATATGTGATTGAGGTTTTAAACTGTAAGCATTTTTTACCTTTGAGTGCAATTTAAGattaaaaatgtctctttaaagtaaatgtaaattttgatgctaaagtgcccagtttttaaaaattcgattaaaaacaggggcactttaattcatcaaaatttccatttcactcctgttgtgaaaaaatacttaccttttaaacttgacagcagcttcagcttcctccacccgtcgcaaagcctcttcctgggtctaaaatgaggaatcaggcttcctccaatcacagcgttgaatcagacactaattcccccgggggaaaagccgtgattggaagatgacctacccatcatttctgacatcagaaatggcttgcgacgactggaggaagctggaactgctgtcaagtttaaaaggtatggtgtttttttcacaacacgagtgaaatgtaaattttaatgaattaaagtgcccctgtttttaatcaaatttttaaaaaccggacactttagcatcaaaatttacatttactttaatatacagtgttgcactagtcTTTGTTTTATCTTTCTTATTCCCCTCTGCTGTATATCGTGGGAAGGGAAGTATACCATACCCAGGGAAGACTGAAGCAAGATTACAGAGTGGTGGAAGTGGAGTCTCCTCTTGAAGTGTACGGCACTTACCTCATTGGATTGAGGTTTAAATCTGTAAGTAGAAATCCCGTAAGGGCTTTTTCAACAGTTGTTTTTCTTAATAGTGTTTTTTTCCACATATGGATatgaatttaatttatatttggaaCTCCGAATTTGCATGACTAATTGGACTTCATgttgtttatacatttatatatatttatatacattgatGCACTGTTcattttttgattaatttttaattatcCCATTTGTGTTTGTTCTATTTGCATACCCATTGCAAGCACCTTCTCTACACttggtttatataaataaatataaatatatatatatatatatatatatatatatatatatatatatatatatatatatatatatatattaggttttTATATGAATTGTAAAGTGTCTGAGTACCTAAAGTATAAACTAGTCTGTCATTATTATATAgcaggttgtttttttgtttttttcttactttaatgtgcctttaagaaaatgAATAAAACAAACAATAAGTGCAATTACAAATCTCATTCACAATTAAATAACACAcacattgtaaaaaaacaaacaaacctttggCAGCCTATTATAGCACttacaaacatttattttaaatatgcatTGTAGCAGTTCATATTAAATACAACTTTAAAGCAATTTTTGGCAGAAAAACCATTCTGGCCAAATCATTGCTATAAGAAAAGCCTAAAATGTGCAATCCACTTAAAAATATGTTATTCTTTTACTTTGTAAATACAGTACAAGTTAAAATAGTAGAAAAGTACTGATTGCCATACATGTTTAAAGGCAAGTTCAATGTAGAAGGCAAATCACCATAGAGGACTATCAAGAAAATCttcatgttttcatttttttgtctGTTCTCTAAAAGGTTATACCTGCTAAGATACATGTTACAAATGATGACGTTTATTTAGCTCTATTAAACTCTTGTCTTCCAtcttaaatataataaattacaaagaAATATCGACTGGTAGAGCTATTCCCTTACTGCTACAATGAGGCCCCAATAGCATTTGTAGCacttaaaagttcaaagtcaacAATAATTCTTAACAACAAATTTTCTTGTCAAATAGAGCAACACTGTCTTTCACTATATAAACTGgcccaaaaaaacatttaaatattttactttttttttattaggctaATGATGTGTTGTAAATTAATTTCATACTGCTTTTTTCACTATGTAGTGATAAACAGCTATTTTCTTGGGAAAAATGCAGCCAGTCGCTGCTTTTTAATTGGAAGAATATGTATTTCTTGTGAACTGACTTTCTTTAACTTTACACTTCTGTTTTTAATGGGCTTTCGTAGTGCTTCAGCATTTTCCCTATTCTCACCCTGACTCTTCACATCATAGCACTGTACAGAAGAGTCCTGtggcatgtcccttttaaaagaaaagttttttgtgGAAACTCCTTTTATTTTACCACAGAAGATAGCAGGCACTGCATCCTTGACTGATACAATGACTTTTGCTGTCTGGGAGCTATTCACTATTTCAATATTGTTGTCAGTTTTTGGATCATGGGAGGCTCTGTTTTGTTCAGCACCCCACTTTTGTTGGACCAGAAGTTCTGTGGAGTTGTTGCATATAATTCTACTGTCTTGCTTTTGCGTCATCTCGTGATGTAGATGAGGATTTAAGGGGGTCACAACAGAAGCATTCTTGCCATTGGAATTCCCTATGGGCTCAGTCAAAGACCCACAAGAAAATGTTGTGCTGATTTGAGTACTCAAATTTCCACATCTCTTAGATAATGGTACAGACAAATCTAGAACACCATCTTCCTGAAAAACTTGAGTACTTGCTTCACTATTAACTTGCGGCTCATTTTTCAATGAGAGGTCCAGTGCCTCATTTTCATTACTCATTTTAATCACTGTGTGGCGATTAAATTGTAAAAACTCTTGTTTGGTTGTAAGTTCAAAAGGCTTGACTTCCTCTTTCTCCAAAGGGGTCTGGGTAGCTTTGCAGCTCTTTGGAATTTCTGTAGATTTTGGAAAGTCTGCTGTCCCTTTACACTCTGTGGGGGGCATTGGGATTGGAATTGGTATTGGTATAGGCACTGGAACAGGCAGTGGCACTATTACAGGGTATGGTACCAGCAGGGTAGCTGGAGGAACAAGTGGTGACAAAGGTGAGTTAAAGGCTTgaggtggaacagagtgaagatTAGGAGATGCATAATCTGGAGAAACATGACAGGGAGATGGTGCTCCCAAACTGTTTGGTGAAGGAAACAAATCCTGTAACACAGCTGTGAAGCC
Proteins encoded in this region:
- the RAI2 gene encoding retinoic acid-induced protein 2, producing the protein MEELYKDTPELQIDLNNPPSTIQNNKLENGVAQLITAEAWNINPSGLMKKALSPLIPGPAPSVLSPPSDSQSGVALKVAATVLQPICLGENPVVLPIHWQVASGTSPQMNTNSSTPYVITTQGPVPLPLLLEQHVFQHLNSPLVLSQAPPCSTTPIQNPLFSGPAASVAQPQILDEKTSSPVQEAVLPPVFQTPGFTAVLQDLFPSPNSLGAPSPCHVSPDYASPNLHSVPPQAFNSPLSPLVPPATLLVPYPVIVPLPVPVPIPIPIPIPMPPTECKGTADFPKSTEIPKSCKATQTPLEKEEVKPFELTTKQEFLQFNRHTVIKMSNENEALDLSLKNEPQVNSEASTQVFQEDGVLDLSVPLSKRCGNLSTQISTTFSCGSLTEPIGNSNGKNASVVTPLNPHLHHEMTQKQDSRIICNNSTELLVQQKWGAEQNRASHDPKTDNNIEIVNSSQTAKVIVSVKDAVPAIFCGKIKGVSTKNFSFKRDMPQDSSVQCYDVKSQGENRENAEALRKPIKNRSVKLKKVSSQEIHILPIKKQRLAAFFPRK